One window of Macrococcus sp. 19Msa1099 genomic DNA carries:
- a CDS encoding head maturation protease, ClpP-related: MPTKFYSMKVLNESTAEIDIYGAIESEGWFSESSAKRFNNELKELGDVSKIYLNINSPGGDVFEGQAIYSMLKRHKAHIVARIDGCAASIASVIAMAGDTVSMPNNAMLMIHDPWTFAIGNSREMRKVADDLDKINESIVNTYLNKTDGKTTESNIRTMMQEETWLSADDALKYGFIDEITEEVKVAASIDKSFAERYKNVPKNLMRNDELESEKAKAYAQIIELAKR, from the coding sequence ATGCCGACTAAATTCTATTCGATGAAAGTATTAAACGAAAGTACAGCAGAAATTGATATTTATGGTGCGATTGAGTCTGAAGGATGGTTTAGTGAAAGTTCAGCAAAAAGATTCAACAACGAATTAAAGGAACTTGGAGATGTAAGTAAGATTTACTTAAACATTAACAGTCCAGGTGGTGACGTATTTGAGGGACAAGCGATTTATTCAATGCTTAAAAGACATAAAGCTCATATTGTTGCTCGTATTGATGGATGCGCTGCCTCCATAGCAAGCGTAATCGCAATGGCTGGTGATACTGTTTCGATGCCGAACAACGCAATGTTAATGATTCATGATCCTTGGACGTTTGCGATTGGGAACAGTCGTGAAATGCGAAAAGTTGCAGATGACTTAGATAAGATTAATGAATCTATCGTGAATACTTATCTAAACAAGACAGATGGTAAAACAACTGAAAGTAATATCAGAACGATGATGCAAGAAGAAACGTGGTTAAGTGCGGATGATGCACTTAAATATGGATTTATCGATGAAATTACAGAAGAAGTTAAAGTTGCTGCATCTATTGATAAATCATTTGCAGAGCGTTATAAGAATGTCCCTAAAAACCTAATGAGAAACGATGAATTAGAATCTGAAAAAGCTAAGGCATACGCTCAAATTATTGAGTTAGCCAAACGATAG
- a CDS encoding HK97-gp10 family putative phage morphogenesis protein produces the protein MNKLLMNINGARNKVVQAGAEVQFKAIKKDIFVDTGKARDRLVIGKPHQRNGETIIKIGWPEGSKVEYRAHFVEWGTVHQKPQMKITNAVKISMEDKKRAMNTVMRREYGLNG, from the coding sequence TTGAATAAGTTGCTAATGAATATCAATGGCGCACGTAACAAAGTGGTTCAAGCAGGCGCAGAAGTACAGTTTAAAGCTATTAAGAAAGATATCTTTGTCGATACAGGTAAAGCGAGAGATAGACTTGTAATAGGTAAACCACATCAAAGAAATGGTGAAACGATAATTAAAATTGGTTGGCCAGAAGGTAGTAAGGTTGAATATAGGGCTCATTTTGTCGAATGGGGTACAGTTCATCAGAAACCACAAATGAAAATAACGAATGCAGTAAAAATCTCAATGGAAGATAAAAAAAGAGCAATGAATACTGTTATGAGAAGGGAGTATGGTTTGAATGGATGA
- a CDS encoding phage tail tape measure protein → MSVIGEPIGKSVVEVGLDDSKLVKGLSNLNAQMRLADNTWKQSLSTFKQSDRSIEKLSVSVKGMSDKLKAQSQIVEAHKQKVAKLTSEYGETHTKVIKANAELKKQEATFGNLKRSISEVTSEIEQLKKAEQINSSPWGKRSQELQLYSDRLSAVGDKMTSIGQNMSMTVTAPIAAGFGAAVKTSMDFEAQMDRVGAISDTTGSKFNNMTKLAMELGASTTKSASEVAKGMEEMAAKGYNANQIMQAMPGIISAAEASGSDMAQTAEVMASAMNAFGIEAGKSGHVADVLAQTANQSAADITDMQYALKYAAAPAHSLGMSLEETSASIGMMVDAGLKGEQAGTTLRGALLGLLDPSEQNSKTMDKMGIAITDNEGNFVGMSKLIGNLQESMEGMTDTQKAATLSQLVGKEAVSGMLVMMQKSPEQIDKMTNALEQSDGASKKAADAMMDNLKGAVEEMKGAFETLGIQVGQDLTPMIKGLADGLQRAATNFSEMPSWARKTAVGIGLVAGATGPVILGLGIVAKSASTAASGLSRLTGTFAKNTVAAEVNAAANLAAGASIEKQGGKLGKVTGLFTNLSKGATGAAGSVGLLGRAGSIASKGIGLFASGPVGIAIGVVATLGTTFKFAYDHIGWFHDGVENTKKLLDEVASTTDFGWVGDLGNGIKDAGKWLADSTGKLARFGFEISPIGMISKNTFKVVDESVKKATDTVDIYGKGVSKSTKKVLQEYTDLSMKASKKLEDLKINHKTIGDQQYKEVVSIYSKINDDVTKKLGERHKRETDGLRKLLVDTKGISNQEKQRIVIEAQSGNAAEVKAAKTINKQIMDIYKKAKTEKRALTRTEENKIANLQKQMDQKVVASLSNSEKEQRIILGRLKSNKKTLSIQAASEVIKASAKERDESIKNARKKRDKTIDEAIYQRDITKNISKEQADKIIKDAERQYSGSKKNAEKQHKSVVDEAKKQNKGVRTEIDSQTGRVLTQWEKTKKNVSLSASFLTSYVNKQFKKSYENTSKWMSETKNSIGKKWSEIKTNVSNFAEDTKKAAVDKFESMYDGATKWVSNIGKFITDSKKGITDKASSMGKSVANGAIGGLNGMIDGINSISSKIMDKNLLSKIPKLSTGTVKDGAIAKPTLAVVGDRGPGNGPGGFKREIIHRANGDMELTPATDTLVHLNKGDKVYNGTQTHSLMQKGLIPRFSIGTAIKSGWENTMEFGSTVKESVVDASKMVGKIAGDVFEYIENPSKLVDIVLGKLGSVFDNVGGITGDLGKSAFTSIKNSLVSKVKEWLEEFSGGDVDGSEILNWPKTTPYSPNSPVPGYPASFNGGRHYGIDLGIPSGTTIHAPTSGTVSQQYNYGGGIVARLISGKIAQYFLHLSKVLKKGPVKQGDAIAKSGNSGAWTTGDHLHYQVENPASSELTNRNTMDPVAFLKSKVSSGKDTASKSWASEIRRAASQMKVKITDGDVRNISAQINRESSGNQNIVQSSSVWDKNTASGNPAQGLLQYIPQTFRAYAVPGHTNIRSGYDQLLAFFNNSNWKSDNPGGRSGWSPSGVKRFANGGFVKDESYIAGEEYEEAIIPMDPKRRNRANQLLAEANYKVNGPIKLSKGTSNKTHRVKWGDTLWDISRKNGTTVKALQLLNGIKNHLIYPGQIIKLTGSITNLSNNVSKQTKAQTKSKVSTSYISRAQALYNTGRFILNRGKSSNKVTGKDDVNLGTLIMNNTKNLGSLSLEAAQKNIDTIVKKINSMITSSTGKISSLNNKISKSTNKKTIANARNDIQSYKAQIASLKKLKQNEVLKTNYLKNLIKEKSSLTAKLNQRTEEGKALQEEKTNYRSSIASNLQNYAGFGVAKGHTSRDFVSFMKYRLSKMKEYASNVRKLKSMGLDPILLRELLAGGIENSMPRVSALVKGGKGYIGQINTLQKSINTEVNKISSEQANFGYNSDVNANNKQIQTLKNQQKKIDKKKVVYLNERKRITKSNVKANPKKPIGNTSRTVTTMRTHNIKWGDTLGHIAQRYGTTVNELKKANNLKSDMIYAGRTLKVPTKKVVQLPKTQTALDKSTKYIMDTAKRYQLVNNSSKLNNLQKQLNKIKSDKDKKNDVVITKLEKTLRDLTKKYDKQDDVVKLLQQLVNKNPDILLNGVKLTKEMDKLLATNSKINARRKAR, encoded by the coding sequence ATGAGCGTAATTGGTGAACCAATTGGTAAATCGGTTGTTGAAGTTGGTCTTGATGATAGTAAGTTAGTCAAAGGATTATCAAATTTAAATGCTCAAATGCGTTTAGCAGATAATACCTGGAAACAATCACTTTCAACATTTAAACAATCAGATAGATCAATTGAAAAATTATCTGTAAGTGTTAAAGGTATGAGTGATAAGTTAAAGGCACAATCTCAGATTGTTGAAGCACATAAGCAGAAAGTTGCTAAATTAACGAGTGAGTATGGCGAAACACATACTAAAGTAATTAAAGCGAATGCTGAATTAAAAAAACAAGAGGCGACATTTGGTAATTTAAAACGTTCTATCAGTGAAGTTACTAGTGAGATTGAGCAACTAAAGAAAGCAGAACAAATCAATAGTTCTCCATGGGGAAAAAGAAGTCAAGAACTACAACTTTATAGTGATAGACTTTCTGCTGTTGGAGATAAGATGACGAGTATCGGACAAAATATGTCTATGACTGTAACTGCTCCGATTGCTGCTGGATTTGGTGCAGCTGTTAAAACATCTATGGACTTTGAAGCACAGATGGATAGAGTTGGTGCTATTTCAGATACTACAGGTAGTAAATTTAATAATATGACAAAACTTGCTATGGAACTTGGTGCAAGTACTACGAAGTCAGCATCTGAAGTAGCAAAAGGTATGGAAGAAATGGCTGCAAAAGGCTATAATGCTAACCAAATTATGCAAGCTATGCCTGGTATTATTTCTGCTGCTGAAGCTTCTGGAAGTGATATGGCGCAAACTGCAGAAGTAATGGCTAGTGCTATGAATGCTTTTGGTATTGAAGCAGGGAAATCAGGACATGTTGCTGACGTTCTCGCTCAAACTGCAAATCAATCAGCAGCCGATATCACAGACATGCAATATGCACTTAAATATGCTGCAGCACCTGCACATTCTTTAGGCATGAGTTTAGAAGAAACAAGTGCATCTATTGGAATGATGGTCGATGCAGGTCTTAAGGGTGAGCAAGCAGGTACTACATTGCGTGGTGCGTTATTAGGTCTATTAGATCCGTCTGAGCAAAACTCAAAGACGATGGATAAAATGGGAATTGCAATCACTGATAATGAAGGTAACTTCGTTGGAATGTCTAAGCTTATTGGTAATTTACAAGAATCAATGGAAGGTATGACAGATACTCAAAAAGCAGCGACTTTATCTCAGCTCGTTGGAAAAGAAGCAGTTTCAGGTATGTTGGTCATGATGCAAAAGAGTCCTGAACAAATCGACAAAATGACAAATGCTTTAGAACAGTCAGATGGAGCATCTAAGAAAGCTGCAGATGCAATGATGGACAACTTAAAAGGCGCAGTCGAAGAGATGAAGGGTGCCTTTGAAACGTTAGGTATTCAAGTTGGCCAAGATTTAACTCCCATGATTAAAGGCCTTGCAGACGGTTTACAACGGGCAGCAACTAACTTCTCTGAAATGCCTAGTTGGGCTCGTAAAACTGCAGTTGGAATTGGCCTAGTTGCAGGTGCAACAGGTCCAGTTATATTAGGACTAGGAATTGTTGCAAAATCTGCAAGTACTGCAGCATCTGGTTTATCAAGGTTAACAGGAACATTTGCAAAGAATACTGTAGCAGCAGAAGTTAATGCAGCGGCAAATTTAGCAGCTGGAGCATCTATTGAAAAACAGGGTGGAAAACTTGGGAAGGTTACAGGATTATTCACTAATCTTAGTAAAGGTGCAACTGGTGCAGCAGGTTCTGTTGGTTTATTAGGTAGAGCAGGAAGTATTGCATCTAAAGGTATAGGGTTATTTGCTTCTGGTCCAGTGGGTATTGCAATTGGAGTTGTTGCAACTTTAGGAACAACCTTTAAATTTGCTTATGATCATATTGGATGGTTCCATGATGGTGTTGAAAATACAAAGAAATTGCTTGATGAAGTCGCATCAACAACAGACTTTGGTTGGGTTGGTGACTTAGGTAATGGTATAAAAGACGCAGGTAAATGGTTAGCTGATTCTACAGGTAAATTAGCTCGTTTTGGGTTTGAAATCAGTCCTATAGGCATGATTTCGAAAAATACTTTTAAAGTAGTAGATGAATCTGTAAAGAAAGCGACGGATACAGTAGATATTTATGGTAAAGGTGTAAGCAAGTCAACAAAGAAAGTGCTACAAGAATATACAGATCTCTCAATGAAAGCTTCTAAAAAACTTGAAGACCTTAAGATTAATCACAAGACAATCGGTGATCAACAATATAAAGAAGTTGTTTCTATTTATTCAAAGATTAATGATGATGTTACAAAAAAACTTGGTGAACGTCATAAAAGAGAAACTGATGGACTTAGAAAACTTTTGGTTGATACTAAAGGTATCTCTAATCAAGAAAAGCAAAGAATTGTTATTGAAGCGCAATCTGGGAATGCTGCAGAAGTTAAAGCTGCTAAAACGATAAATAAACAGATAATGGATATCTACAAAAAAGCTAAAACTGAAAAGCGTGCATTAACTCGTACTGAAGAAAATAAGATAGCTAACTTACAGAAACAAATGGATCAGAAAGTTGTTGCTTCATTAAGTAATAGTGAGAAAGAGCAAAGAATTATATTAGGAAGATTAAAGAGCAATAAGAAAACTCTTTCTATTCAAGCTGCATCTGAAGTGATTAAAGCGTCAGCTAAAGAACGTGATGAATCTATTAAGAATGCACGTAAAAAACGTGATAAAACGATAGATGAAGCAATATATCAACGAGATATTACAAAAAATATATCTAAAGAGCAGGCAGATAAAATTATTAAGGATGCTGAAAGACAGTATTCAGGTTCAAAGAAGAATGCAGAAAAGCAACATAAAAGTGTCGTAGATGAAGCTAAAAAGCAAAATAAAGGTGTTAGAACAGAAATTGATTCTCAAACTGGACGTGTATTAACTCAGTGGGAAAAAACAAAGAAAAATGTAAGTTTATCAGCTTCGTTTTTGACATCATATGTGAATAAGCAATTCAAGAAGTCTTATGAGAACACTTCGAAATGGATGTCTGAAACTAAGAATTCAATTGGTAAAAAGTGGTCAGAGATTAAGACGAATGTGTCAAACTTTGCAGAAGATACAAAAAAAGCTGCAGTAGATAAATTTGAATCTATGTATGATGGAGCAACAAAATGGGTAAGTAACATCGGTAAATTTATTACAGATTCAAAAAAGGGGATCACTGATAAAGCGTCTAGCATGGGTAAAAGTGTTGCGAATGGAGCGATCGGTGGACTTAATGGCATGATTGATGGAATTAACTCAATTTCATCAAAGATTATGGACAAAAACTTATTAAGTAAAATTCCAAAACTATCAACAGGAACAGTTAAAGATGGTGCTATTGCCAAACCAACACTCGCAGTTGTGGGAGATAGAGGGCCTGGAAATGGTCCTGGTGGATTTAAGAGAGAAATCATACATCGTGCTAACGGTGATATGGAACTCACACCTGCAACTGATACATTAGTACATCTTAATAAAGGTGATAAAGTTTATAACGGAACACAGACGCATAGCTTAATGCAAAAAGGTTTGATTCCAAGATTTAGTATCGGTACTGCTATTAAAAGTGGATGGGAAAATACTATGGAGTTCGGTTCCACAGTAAAAGAATCTGTAGTAGATGCATCAAAAATGGTAGGAAAGATTGCTGGAGACGTTTTCGAATATATCGAGAATCCAAGTAAACTCGTAGATATAGTATTAGGTAAGTTAGGAAGCGTTTTTGATAACGTGGGGGGTATAACTGGAGATCTCGGAAAGTCTGCATTTACATCAATTAAAAATTCATTAGTTAGTAAAGTTAAAGAATGGCTTGAAGAATTTAGTGGCGGGGATGTAGATGGTAGTGAGATTCTTAATTGGCCGAAAACAACACCGTATAGTCCGAATAGTCCAGTGCCAGGATATCCTGCATCTTTTAACGGAGGACGACATTACGGTATCGACTTAGGTATACCATCAGGAACAACAATTCATGCGCCGACAAGTGGTACTGTTTCACAACAATATAACTACGGTGGTGGTATTGTAGCACGCCTGATATCTGGTAAAATCGCTCAATACTTTCTGCATTTAAGTAAAGTATTGAAAAAAGGGCCAGTTAAACAAGGTGATGCAATCGCTAAGTCTGGTAACTCAGGAGCATGGACAACTGGTGATCACTTGCACTATCAAGTAGAAAATCCAGCTTCTTCAGAACTGACGAATAGAAATACTATGGATCCAGTAGCATTCCTAAAATCAAAAGTTTCTAGTGGAAAAGATACTGCGAGTAAAAGTTGGGCAAGCGAGATAAGAAGAGCAGCAAGTCAGATGAAAGTTAAAATAACAGATGGTGATGTTCGAAATATTTCAGCTCAAATTAATAGAGAGTCAAGTGGTAATCAGAATATTGTTCAATCATCATCAGTGTGGGATAAAAATACTGCAAGTGGTAATCCTGCTCAAGGTTTATTACAGTATATCCCTCAAACATTTAGAGCATACGCTGTACCAGGTCACACCAACATTAGAAGTGGTTATGATCAATTATTAGCATTCTTCAATAATTCAAATTGGAAAAGTGATAATCCTGGAGGAAGAAGTGGATGGAGCCCAAGTGGTGTAAAGCGTTTTGCAAATGGTGGATTTGTAAAAGATGAAAGTTATATTGCAGGTGAAGAGTATGAAGAAGCTATCATACCAATGGACCCAAAGAGAAGAAATAGAGCTAATCAACTATTAGCAGAAGCTAATTATAAAGTGAATGGACCTATTAAGCTTTCAAAAGGTACTTCCAATAAAACGCATAGAGTTAAGTGGGGAGACACACTTTGGGATATATCGCGTAAGAATGGTACGACTGTTAAAGCGTTACAGCTTTTAAATGGAATTAAAAATCATTTGATTTATCCTGGCCAAATCATCAAACTAACGGGTTCTATTACTAATTTAAGTAACAATGTATCTAAACAGACTAAAGCACAAACGAAGTCGAAAGTTTCAACTTCTTATATCAGTAGAGCACAAGCACTTTATAATACCGGTAGATTTATTCTTAATAGAGGTAAATCAAGTAATAAAGTTACTGGTAAAGATGATGTTAATCTTGGTACTTTGATAATGAATAACACTAAGAATTTAGGTTCATTATCGCTTGAAGCTGCACAAAAGAATATAGATACCATTGTTAAAAAGATAAATTCTATGATTACTTCAAGCACCGGTAAGATTTCTAGTTTAAATAATAAGATTAGTAAATCTACAAACAAGAAGACGATCGCTAATGCTAGAAATGATATACAGTCATATAAAGCGCAGATTGCTAGTCTTAAAAAATTAAAGCAGAATGAAGTATTAAAAACGAATTATCTTAAAAATTTAATTAAAGAAAAATCAAGTTTAACTGCTAAACTTAATCAACGAACAGAAGAAGGAAAGGCATTACAAGAAGAAAAAACAAATTATCGTTCTTCTATAGCGAGTAACTTACAAAACTATGCAGGGTTCGGTGTTGCAAAAGGGCATACATCAAGGGACTTTGTTTCTTTCATGAAGTACAGATTAAGTAAGATGAAAGAATACGCTTCTAATGTTCGCAAACTTAAAAGTATGGGATTAGATCCAATTCTTTTAAGAGAGTTATTAGCTGGTGGTATCGAGAACTCTATGCCTCGTGTATCAGCATTAGTAAAAGGTGGCAAAGGATATATTGGTCAGATTAATACATTACAAAAATCTATTAATACTGAAGTAAATAAAATATCTAGTGAGCAAGCTAACTTTGGATATAACAGTGATGTTAATGCTAATAATAAACAAATTCAAACATTGAAGAATCAACAAAAGAAAATCGACAAAAAGAAAGTCGTTTATCTGAATGAGCGTAAACGTATTACTAAGTCTAATGTAAAAGCTAATCCGAAGAAACCTATAGGTAATACTTCACGTACTGTAACTACAATGCGAACACATAATATCAAGTGGGGAGATACTTTGGGGCATATTGCTCAAAGGTATGGCACTACAGTAAATGAACTTAAGAAAGCTAATAACCTTAAGTCAGATATGATTTATGCAGGCAGAACGCTTAAAGTACCAACGAAAAAAGTAGTTCAGTTACCGAAAACGCAAACGGCATTAGATAAATCTACTAAATATATCATGGACACTGCAAAGCGTTATCAGTTAGTTAATAACTCTAGCAAGCTGAATAATCTGCAGAAACAACTCAACAAGATTAAGTCAGATAAAGATAAGAAAAATGATGTAGTGATTACGAAGTTAGAAAAAACGCTGCGAGACTTAACTAAAAAATATGACAAGCAAGACGATGTAGTTAAATTACTTCAACAACTTGTCAATAAAAACCCTGATATCCTTTTAAATGGTGTCAAGCTTACGAAAGAAATGGATAAATTGTTAGCAACTAATTCAAAGATTAATGCAAGGAGGAAAGCACGATGA
- a CDS encoding major tail protein, producing the protein MPLVKITETLGSTVNISGFHFAELTTDEAGKAPVYGEINHIRGAQDIKVNPSEDMIENWGDGEVQESAVSQGKTKVDLQAFAIPLETRAFLAGLEVDEDGLVTKHGGVLNPPTVGAVFYKERKNKDIECVALLRGVFQVEGDQGKTADDKIEFGNQSITGEFSGRISDGLVEHRKYIKKDDYEKLDAFFTKIFGKAAPVTATPKGWKARTI; encoded by the coding sequence ATGCCATTAGTAAAAATTACAGAAACATTAGGTTCAACAGTAAACATTAGCGGTTTTCACTTTGCAGAATTAACGACAGATGAAGCAGGTAAAGCACCAGTATATGGTGAAATTAACCATATTCGCGGAGCACAAGATATCAAAGTAAACCCTAGTGAAGATATGATTGAGAACTGGGGAGATGGAGAAGTTCAAGAGTCTGCAGTATCTCAAGGTAAGACTAAAGTAGATTTACAAGCATTTGCGATTCCGTTGGAAACACGTGCATTTCTTGCAGGTTTAGAAGTAGATGAAGATGGATTGGTTACAAAACATGGTGGTGTTTTGAATCCACCTACAGTTGGAGCAGTATTCTATAAAGAACGTAAAAACAAAGACATCGAATGTGTTGCGCTATTGCGTGGAGTATTCCAAGTAGAAGGAGACCAAGGAAAAACTGCTGACGATAAGATTGAATTTGGTAATCAATCAATCACAGGTGAGTTCTCTGGACGTATTTCAGATGGTTTAGTTGAACATCGTAAATATATCAAGAAAGATGATTACGAAAAATTAGACGCATTCTTTACTAAAATATTTGGAAAAGCTGCACCAGTTACAGCAACGCCTAAGGGTTGGAAAGCACGTACTATTTAA
- a CDS encoding phage major capsid protein, translating to MKLKDLQALRAKALDEATEAVDSGDMETYKAKYEEAESYLAQINALNDLEQAKNINTVVDFNVMPGSESKKEVQNELKAFANYMRSGEVSAAMVEKTDEDGGYIVPEDISMKINEYKRNFESLENLVNVEPVRRPKGSRLYEKLGDMTPFVAVEEMGEIPEIDGPKFERIVYDIKNYAGILPMSNDLIQDSDENVIDYAARWGARKSVVTRNSLILNVIKTLSAVTLKTTDDIKKAMNVTLDPLFLTTSVIVTNQDGFNYLDTLKDKDGKYLMQPLVTDPSKQQIFGKEVKVIGNKFLPSEGTVAPLIIGDLKEAVTLFDRQQQSILTTNVGGKAFTRNSTDMRFIEREDVKLVDKAAVVYGKLDTAVIETV from the coding sequence ATGAAATTAAAAGATTTACAAGCATTACGTGCTAAAGCTTTAGATGAAGCAACTGAAGCAGTAGACAGTGGAGATATGGAAACTTATAAAGCGAAGTATGAAGAAGCAGAGAGTTATTTAGCGCAAATTAATGCTTTAAACGATTTAGAACAAGCTAAAAATATTAATACAGTAGTAGATTTCAATGTGATGCCGGGTTCTGAATCAAAAAAAGAAGTACAAAATGAACTTAAAGCATTTGCTAACTATATGAGATCTGGAGAAGTTTCTGCCGCAATGGTAGAAAAGACTGATGAAGATGGTGGATATATCGTACCTGAAGACATCAGCATGAAGATTAATGAATATAAACGTAACTTCGAGTCTTTAGAAAACTTGGTTAATGTAGAACCGGTAAGACGTCCTAAAGGTTCACGTTTATATGAAAAGTTAGGAGACATGACTCCATTTGTTGCGGTTGAAGAAATGGGTGAGATCCCTGAAATTGATGGTCCTAAATTTGAACGTATCGTGTATGACATCAAAAACTACGCTGGTATCTTACCGATGTCGAACGACTTAATCCAAGATAGCGATGAAAATGTTATTGATTATGCTGCTCGTTGGGGTGCACGTAAATCTGTAGTGACTCGTAACTCACTTATCTTAAATGTTATTAAGACTTTAAGTGCAGTAACACTTAAAACAACAGATGATATTAAGAAAGCAATGAATGTAACGTTAGATCCTTTATTCTTAACAACTTCTGTTATCGTTACAAACCAAGACGGTTTTAATTATTTAGACACTTTGAAAGATAAAGATGGAAAATACTTAATGCAACCACTTGTTACTGATCCAAGTAAACAACAAATCTTTGGTAAAGAAGTGAAAGTAATCGGTAATAAATTCTTACCTTCAGAAGGTACTGTAGCACCTTTAATTATCGGTGACCTTAAAGAAGCGGTAACGTTATTTGACCGTCAGCAACAGTCTATTTTAACAACAAATGTCGGTGGTAAAGCATTCACTCGTAACTCTACGGATATGCGATTCATCGAACGTGAAGACGTTAAATTAGTAGATAAAGCAGCTGTTGTATACGGTAAGCTTGATACTGCTGTAATTGAAACAGTTTAG
- a CDS encoding phage head closure protein — protein sequence MKPYRKVNEKVGRLDKRITIITTNDVSEDGWNNNEETVFHKCWAQLVDIRTRDYNSAVQVGTENQIYFRIRFKEGITTDMSIRYKDEHYSIVDMLDKDERLSYMYIVAKRTTL from the coding sequence ATGAAACCATATAGAAAAGTAAATGAAAAAGTAGGTAGATTAGATAAAAGAATTACTATCATCACTACTAACGATGTATCAGAAGATGGTTGGAATAATAACGAAGAAACTGTATTTCACAAGTGCTGGGCGCAATTAGTCGATATTCGAACGAGAGATTATAATTCTGCAGTTCAAGTTGGTACTGAAAATCAAATCTATTTTAGGATTAGGTTTAAAGAAGGTATCACAACTGATATGAGTATTCGTTACAAAGATGAACATTACTCAATCGTTGATATGTTAGATAAGGATGAACGATTATCATACATGTATATCGTTGCAAAGCGTACAACGTTATGA
- a CDS encoding head-tail connector protein, with translation MEVTLLEEVKEFCKIDGDEEDVTLNSLIEAAKLFILSKTNYRFGFFKDVMEQPMENQQAILALKMLVMHWYENREPTGQAELITYSLNALIIHLSIEYGGFKYETI, from the coding sequence ATGGAAGTGACATTGCTTGAAGAAGTTAAAGAATTTTGCAAAATTGACGGAGATGAAGAGGATGTCACTCTCAATTCATTGATTGAAGCGGCTAAACTCTTCATCTTGTCAAAAACAAATTATCGTTTCGGATTTTTCAAAGATGTTATGGAACAACCTATGGAAAATCAACAAGCTATACTTGCTTTAAAAATGTTAGTGATGCACTGGTATGAGAATAGGGAGCCTACAGGACAAGCAGAATTAATTACTTATTCGCTCAATGCTTTAATCATTCATTTATCCATTGAATATGGTGGGTTTAAATATGAAACCATATAG